Proteins from a genomic interval of Paenibacillus sp. FSL R5-0623:
- the mnmG gene encoding tRNA uridine-5-carboxymethylaminomethyl(34) synthesis enzyme MnmG, with amino-acid sequence MAFDGGSYDVIVVGAGHAGVESALAAARMGSKTLMITINLDMVAFMPCNPSIGGPAKGHVVREIDALGGEMGRNIDKTFIQMRMLNTGKGPAVHALRAQADKFSYQHKMKETMENERNLTMRQGMVDSLIVEDGKCVGVVTQTGTEYRAKAVVLTTGTYLRGKVIMGELMYESGPNNQQPSLKLSENLRELGFDLVRFKTGTPPRVHKDTIDFSKTEIQPGDDKPKFFSYETESSDNEQLPCWLTYTSVDTHQIINDNLHRAPMFSGLIEGTGPRYCPSIEDKIVRFSDKPKHQIFLEPEGKNTSEYYVQGLSTSMPEDVQLAMLRSIPGMEKVEMMRNGYAIEYDAMVPTQLWPSLETKRLPGLFTAGQINGTSGYEEAAGQGVMAGINAALKVQGREPVILDRSQGYIGVLIDDLVTKGTNEPYRLLTSRAEYRLLLRHDNADMRLTEIGHDIGLIPEERYAKFLDKKAKVEQEVARLKVAKARPVEVNAKLEEYGSTPIQDGSTLLTLLRRPELGYELIEQLSPSEVELTADMKEQVEIQIKYAGYIEKQLIHVERLQKMEKKKIPDTIVYDEIHGLAMEAKQKLATIRPISIGQASRIAGVTPADISILLVYLEHYNRVTAARGQ; translated from the coding sequence ATGGCTTTTGATGGCGGCAGTTATGATGTAATCGTCGTTGGTGCAGGGCATGCTGGTGTGGAATCCGCGCTGGCCGCAGCTCGTATGGGGTCCAAAACACTAATGATTACAATCAATCTGGATATGGTGGCCTTTATGCCTTGTAACCCATCTATTGGGGGACCGGCCAAAGGACATGTTGTACGCGAGATTGATGCACTTGGTGGAGAAATGGGACGGAATATCGATAAAACCTTTATTCAGATGCGGATGCTTAACACGGGTAAAGGGCCTGCTGTTCACGCGCTTCGTGCTCAGGCAGATAAATTCTCCTACCAGCATAAAATGAAGGAAACGATGGAGAATGAACGTAATCTGACAATGCGTCAGGGTATGGTTGATTCACTAATCGTTGAAGACGGAAAATGTGTAGGCGTTGTGACTCAGACCGGAACAGAGTATCGGGCTAAGGCGGTCGTTCTGACAACAGGCACATACTTGCGCGGTAAAGTAATTATGGGCGAGTTGATGTATGAGAGTGGACCAAACAATCAACAACCCTCTCTTAAATTGTCAGAGAATCTGCGTGAACTGGGCTTTGATCTGGTTCGTTTCAAAACGGGTACACCACCACGTGTGCATAAGGATACGATTGATTTTAGCAAAACCGAAATTCAGCCTGGCGATGACAAGCCGAAGTTCTTTTCCTATGAAACAGAGTCTTCCGATAATGAGCAGTTGCCTTGCTGGTTGACGTATACATCTGTGGATACACATCAGATTATTAATGATAATCTGCATCGTGCTCCGATGTTCTCGGGGCTTATTGAAGGAACCGGACCACGCTATTGCCCTTCCATTGAAGATAAAATTGTTCGTTTCAGCGACAAGCCGAAACATCAGATATTCCTTGAGCCGGAAGGCAAGAACACATCCGAGTATTACGTACAGGGGTTGTCTACGAGTATGCCAGAAGACGTCCAACTGGCTATGCTACGTTCAATTCCAGGTATGGAAAAAGTGGAAATGATGCGTAATGGTTATGCGATTGAATACGATGCGATGGTGCCTACACAATTGTGGCCTTCACTGGAAACTAAACGTCTACCAGGTCTGTTTACGGCGGGTCAGATTAATGGTACATCCGGTTATGAAGAAGCAGCAGGACAAGGTGTTATGGCTGGAATCAACGCTGCACTCAAAGTACAGGGGAGAGAGCCGGTAATACTGGATCGTTCCCAAGGTTATATTGGCGTGCTGATTGATGATCTGGTGACAAAGGGTACAAATGAACCATATCGTCTGTTGACTTCACGCGCTGAGTATCGCCTGTTGCTTCGCCATGATAATGCAGATATGCGTTTGACGGAAATCGGACATGACATTGGCCTGATCCCTGAAGAGCGTTATGCAAAATTCCTGGATAAAAAGGCGAAAGTCGAGCAGGAAGTCGCACGTCTGAAAGTGGCTAAAGCTCGCCCGGTTGAAGTGAATGCCAAGCTGGAAGAGTACGGATCTACACCTATTCAGGATGGCAGTACGTTGCTTACCTTGCTGCGTCGCCCGGAGCTGGGGTATGAACTGATTGAACAGCTCTCACCATCTGAGGTAGAACTGACAGCAGATATGAAAGAACAAGTGGAAATACAAATTAAATATGCGGGTTATATTGAGAAACAATTGATCCACGTGGAACGTTTGCAAAAGATGGAGAAAAAGAAAATTCCGGACACTATCGTATATGATGAGATTCATGGTCTTGCTATGGAAGCTAAACAGAAGCTCGCTACGATTCGTCCAATCTCGATTGGTCAGGCTTCTCGTATTGCTGGAGTTACTCCTGCCGACATCTCCATTCTGCTGGTCTACCTGGAGCATTATAACCGTGTAACCGCAGCAAGGGGACAATAA
- a CDS encoding YidC/Oxa1 family membrane protein insertase: MSRLKTSKGKWILLIAVIAMVTVLAGCTPQGAGVTTEDLKNSGSFWQSNVVYWFSLALDTFANWFNGEYGLAVLVMVLIVRTLILPLTMKQVRSSKAMQAIQPQLKEIQAKFKDTPEKVQQETMKLFQENKVNPMAGCLPLIIQMPIYIALYNSIYGNSSLRTHDFLWLQLGSPDHLFILPVLAAITTFIQTWMMMRMNPAQQVGPMQFMLWVYPILIFVMSYQFPSALPLYWFYSNIYTIVQNYFLYRNNDKIVAEVNVKQNSSSKNGAKRKNGGKATVSGKGSKGAKKSK; this comes from the coding sequence GTGTCGCGATTGAAGACATCAAAGGGGAAGTGGATTCTCCTCATTGCAGTCATTGCAATGGTCACTGTACTCGCCGGATGTACTCCACAAGGAGCCGGGGTTACTACGGAAGATCTGAAGAATAGTGGCTCATTCTGGCAAAGCAATGTTGTGTACTGGTTCTCACTGGCGCTGGATACATTCGCCAACTGGTTTAACGGTGAATATGGACTGGCCGTCCTCGTGATGGTGCTTATTGTACGGACATTGATTTTACCACTAACAATGAAACAAGTCCGTAGCTCCAAAGCTATGCAGGCCATTCAGCCGCAGCTGAAGGAGATTCAAGCCAAGTTTAAAGATACACCTGAGAAAGTTCAGCAAGAAACGATGAAGTTGTTCCAGGAGAACAAAGTTAATCCGATGGCCGGTTGTCTGCCACTTATCATTCAGATGCCGATTTACATCGCACTTTATAACTCAATTTACGGAAACTCCAGTCTGAGAACGCATGATTTCTTGTGGCTCCAGCTCGGATCACCCGATCACCTGTTTATTTTGCCAGTGCTGGCCGCTATTACAACATTCATTCAAACATGGATGATGATGCGTATGAACCCTGCACAGCAAGTGGGTCCGATGCAGTTTATGCTATGGGTGTACCCGATTTTGATCTTCGTGATGTCTTATCAGTTCCCGTCAGCACTTCCGCTGTACTGGTTCTACAGTAACATCTACACGATCGTGCAAAACTATTTCCTTTACCGGAATAATGATAAAATCGTGGCTGAGGTCAACGTGAAGCAGAATAGCTCTTCCAAAAATGGAGCTAAACGCAAAAACGGTGGCAAAGCGACCGTCTCTGGAAAAGGGTCGAAAGGGGCCAAAAAATCGAAATGA
- the noc gene encoding nucleoid occlusion protein, with the protein MKEQFSKLFGLAERNNGDEIKQIPVNEIVSSPYQPRTIFDDDKIDELLQTIKTHGVIQPIVVRVRNGSYEIIAGERRWRAVRKLGLDTIPAIVREFNDSQAASIALIENLQREGLTSIEEAVAYQKLIDLHQLTQESLAQRLGKSQSTIANKIRLLQLPEGIKAALMERKISERHARALLSLDTEELQMKLLGEIIEKELNVKQTEARVAFYKESSKIKKSRRVSFTKDVRLALNTIRQSIDMVTGSGLDIKTKEADHEDHYEIVIHIPKRK; encoded by the coding sequence ATGAAAGAACAATTTTCGAAGTTGTTTGGTTTGGCGGAGCGCAATAACGGAGATGAGATCAAACAGATTCCGGTTAATGAAATTGTGAGCAGCCCATATCAACCCCGTACTATTTTTGATGATGATAAAATTGATGAGTTGTTGCAGACGATCAAAACACATGGCGTAATTCAGCCTATTGTCGTTCGCGTGCGAAATGGATCATATGAGATTATTGCCGGGGAACGTCGCTGGCGTGCAGTTCGAAAACTGGGTTTGGATACGATTCCGGCTATTGTACGTGAATTTAATGATTCTCAGGCCGCATCCATTGCACTGATTGAGAACTTGCAGCGTGAAGGATTGACTTCAATTGAAGAAGCTGTCGCTTATCAGAAGCTGATTGACTTGCATCAACTGACACAGGAGAGTCTTGCACAACGACTGGGCAAAAGCCAGTCAACTATCGCGAACAAGATTCGGTTGTTACAGCTCCCGGAAGGCATTAAGGCCGCATTGATGGAACGCAAAATTTCTGAACGGCATGCAAGAGCATTACTTTCTCTCGATACGGAAGAACTGCAGATGAAGTTGCTCGGTGAGATTATCGAAAAAGAATTGAATGTGAAACAGACAGAGGCACGTGTTGCCTTTTACAAGGAATCTTCCAAGATTAAGAAATCTAGACGTGTTTCCTTTACCAAGGATGTAAGACTTGCACTTAATACAATTCGCCAATCCATTGATATGGTAACTGGCTCAGGTCTGGACATCAAAACAAAAGAAGCAGACCATGAGGATCATTATGAGATCGTTATCCATATTCCAAAACGCAAATAA
- a CDS encoding GntR family transcriptional regulator, which translates to MLFPSSWLQGASRGEAIACELRLRIISGTLRPGEILSENRIAADFDSSRSPVREALRTLSNEGLIRLERMGVVVIGLRIKDVEELYDVRFLIESFVQQRLAGDVPESLITQLRNVIDKMQLAGRHQDAVEFAYQDLVFHETIIEAAQHSRISHLWKSIRYVVMTVMLLTTRRVFVQGEQKVSAVIEKHRLLVEALESGDKVLIQAGVRTYFQDSGKTLHESFDS; encoded by the coding sequence ATGTTATTTCCTTCTTCCTGGCTTCAAGGGGCTTCCCGTGGTGAAGCCATTGCCTGCGAATTAAGGCTGCGGATCATCAGTGGTACCCTTCGACCTGGAGAGATTTTGTCGGAAAATCGAATTGCGGCTGATTTTGACAGCAGTCGTTCACCTGTCCGTGAAGCGTTACGGACATTGTCCAATGAAGGCCTTATTCGGCTTGAACGTATGGGTGTCGTTGTCATTGGACTAAGAATCAAGGATGTCGAAGAATTGTATGATGTCCGTTTCCTGATTGAAAGTTTTGTGCAGCAGCGACTTGCTGGTGATGTCCCAGAATCATTAATCACCCAGCTGCGTAACGTGATCGACAAAATGCAACTTGCTGGACGGCATCAGGACGCCGTCGAATTCGCCTATCAGGATCTCGTTTTCCACGAGACCATCATTGAAGCTGCTCAGCATTCCCGTATTTCACATCTATGGAAGAGTATTCGATATGTTGTGATGACCGTTATGCTGCTTACAACGCGCAGAGTATTTGTTCAAGGCGAGCAGAAAGTAAGCGCTGTAATTGAGAAACACCGTCTGCTCGTTGAAGCACTTGAATCAGGTGACAAGGTACTCATTCAGGCTGGAGTCCGCACGTATTTCCAAGATTCTGGCAAAACGCTGCACGAAAGCTTTGATTCCTAA
- the mnmE gene encoding tRNA uridine-5-carboxymethylaminomethyl(34) synthesis GTPase MnmE: MISDTITAISTAVGEAGIAVIRVSGPDAVSETEKIFRSKTPLTQAASHTVHYGHIIDPVNGEKIEEVLVTVMRAPRSFTTEDVVEISAHGGVVSVKRVMDLLLQLDIRLAEPGEFTKRAFLNGRIDLSQAEGVMDLIRSKSDRAFSVALKQVEGKLSSKLRDLRYTLVETLAHIEVNIDYPEHDVESLTSDFIKEKSSQVMTEIDKLLTTAEQGKILREGITTAIVGRPNVGKSSLMNTLAQDNRAIVTDIPGTTRDVIEEFITINNIPLKLLDTAGIRETMDVVEKIGVERSRSAVSEADLILMVVNAAEPLHPDEIELLEQIRGRQSIIIMNKMDLTPQVERDVLLRYIPEERLVPMSVKDDLGVDRLEDAISTLFFSGKLESADLTYVSNVRHIALLKKAKQSLVDAYEAAEQFIPIDMIQIDVRLAWEHLGEIVGDTAHDALIDQIFSQFCLGK, translated from the coding sequence ATGATCAGTGATACGATCACAGCGATATCAACGGCTGTCGGAGAGGCGGGTATTGCCGTGATCCGGGTCAGCGGCCCGGATGCAGTGTCGGAGACGGAAAAGATTTTTCGCAGTAAAACCCCTTTAACTCAGGCAGCATCTCACACGGTTCATTATGGTCATATCATAGATCCCGTTAATGGGGAAAAGATTGAGGAAGTATTGGTTACGGTAATGCGAGCACCACGCTCGTTCACAACAGAAGATGTGGTGGAGATCAGTGCGCATGGCGGTGTGGTGTCCGTAAAACGGGTCATGGACCTGCTGTTGCAGCTTGATATTCGTCTGGCTGAACCCGGTGAGTTCACGAAGCGTGCTTTCCTTAATGGGCGGATTGATCTGTCTCAGGCTGAAGGTGTCATGGATCTTATTCGTTCCAAGTCGGACCGAGCTTTCTCGGTTGCACTGAAACAAGTTGAAGGCAAGCTGTCCTCCAAATTGCGTGATCTACGATATACATTGGTGGAAACACTGGCTCATATTGAAGTGAATATCGATTATCCCGAACACGATGTGGAGTCGTTAACGTCTGATTTTATTAAAGAGAAGTCCAGTCAGGTTATGACTGAAATTGATAAATTGCTGACTACAGCAGAGCAAGGTAAGATCCTGCGAGAAGGTATCACGACGGCTATCGTTGGACGACCTAACGTAGGTAAATCCTCATTGATGAATACACTTGCGCAAGACAACCGGGCCATCGTCACGGACATTCCAGGAACAACTCGTGATGTGATCGAGGAGTTCATTACGATCAATAATATCCCACTGAAATTGCTGGATACGGCAGGAATCCGGGAAACCATGGACGTTGTAGAGAAGATCGGGGTAGAACGCTCTCGTTCTGCAGTAAGTGAAGCCGATCTGATCTTGATGGTTGTGAATGCTGCGGAGCCACTTCATCCCGATGAGATTGAATTATTGGAACAAATCCGCGGTAGACAATCGATAATCATTATGAATAAAATGGACTTAACGCCACAGGTAGAACGTGACGTGCTGCTTCGTTACATTCCGGAAGAACGGCTTGTACCGATGTCGGTGAAAGATGATCTGGGTGTGGATCGACTGGAAGATGCCATCTCTACGCTATTCTTCAGTGGTAAACTGGAGTCCGCAGACCTGACCTATGTCAGTAATGTGCGTCACATTGCTTTGCTCAAAAAAGCAAAGCAGTCCCTAGTTGATGCCTATGAAGCAGCAGAGCAGTTTATTCCGATCGATATGATTCAGATTGATGTTCGTTTGGCGTGGGAGCATTTGGGCGAGATTGTTGGAGATACAGCACATGATGCATTAATAGATCAGATTTTCTCCCAGTTCTGTCTAGGAAAGTAA
- a CDS encoding gluconate:H+ symporter, whose amino-acid sequence MSTLFGLSHNATLLVWTLIAIVFLIVLISKYKWNPFITLLLSALMLGLLTGMKPADVISSITGGLGGTLGTIAIVIALGTMLGKMMAESGGAERIATTLVDRFGVKRVHWAMMIVGFIVGIPVFFEVGVILMIPIIFTVARKTNMSLLQIGIPILAGLSTVHGLVPPHPAPMIAIEAFSADLGKTILYSLIVGIPTAIIAGPLFGKFIGKRIHTEPPAELAEQFATKTNSNMPGFGITLFTILLPVILMLIGSIASIIDPNATSGFTVFSEFIGHEIIALLISVVFALFSLGFARGFTKHDISRFTSECLAPTATIILIIGGGGAFKQVLINSGVGNAIAEVATHANINVILFAWLVAALIRVATGSATVAMTTAAGIVAPVLALTPGANIELVVLATGAGSLILSHVNDAGFWMIKEFFNMSVSQTLKTWTVMETLLSVVGLIFILLLSTVV is encoded by the coding sequence ATGAGCACTCTTTTTGGACTATCCCACAACGCAACATTATTGGTTTGGACGTTAATTGCGATCGTTTTTCTGATCGTTTTGATCTCCAAGTATAAATGGAATCCCTTTATCACCCTGCTGTTGTCCGCATTAATGCTCGGTTTGCTTACAGGTATGAAACCTGCCGATGTGATCTCTTCCATTACCGGGGGACTTGGCGGCACACTTGGAACCATCGCAATTGTTATTGCTCTCGGTACAATGCTTGGTAAGATGATGGCCGAATCTGGCGGTGCCGAGCGCATTGCAACTACATTAGTTGATCGGTTTGGTGTGAAACGTGTGCACTGGGCCATGATGATTGTTGGATTTATCGTTGGTATTCCTGTTTTCTTCGAAGTCGGCGTAATTTTGATGATCCCCATCATTTTTACCGTTGCACGTAAAACCAACATGTCTTTGCTGCAGATTGGTATTCCCATTTTGGCGGGTCTGTCGACTGTACACGGTTTGGTTCCACCCCATCCAGCGCCAATGATTGCGATTGAAGCCTTCAGCGCGGATCTGGGTAAAACCATTCTGTACTCCCTTATTGTTGGTATTCCTACAGCGATTATTGCAGGTCCCTTGTTTGGTAAATTTATTGGTAAAAGAATACACACCGAACCGCCAGCAGAACTGGCTGAACAATTCGCAACCAAAACAAACAGCAACATGCCCGGGTTTGGTATTACCCTGTTTACCATATTGCTGCCGGTCATTTTGATGCTGATTGGTTCCATAGCAAGCATCATTGACCCAAATGCTACGAGCGGTTTCACCGTTTTCAGTGAATTTATCGGTCATGAGATCATTGCTTTGCTCATTTCAGTTGTATTTGCCCTCTTTTCACTCGGCTTTGCACGTGGATTCACCAAACACGATATTTCTCGCTTCACCAGTGAATGTCTGGCGCCTACGGCGACCATCATTCTCATCATTGGCGGAGGCGGTGCCTTCAAACAGGTATTGATCAATAGTGGTGTAGGTAACGCCATTGCTGAAGTCGCTACCCATGCCAACATCAACGTGATCCTGTTTGCCTGGCTTGTCGCTGCGCTCATTCGTGTAGCTACCGGTTCAGCAACCGTAGCCATGACAACAGCCGCCGGTATTGTCGCTCCAGTGCTTGCACTCACACCAGGTGCCAATATTGAGCTGGTTGTACTCGCCACAGGTGCAGGGTCACTCATACTGTCCCATGTGAACGATGCAGGATTCTGGATGATCAAAGAATTCTTTAATATGAGCGTTTCCCAGACATTGAAAACGTGGACCGTTATGGAAACACTATTATCCGTGGTCGGACTGATCTTTATTTTGCTCCTGAGTACAGTGGTATAA
- the rsmG gene encoding 16S rRNA (guanine(527)-N(7))-methyltransferase RsmG: protein MDDIQQQLQRRLKKHGLELGELQLEQFELYYQELVSWNEKMNLTGITDREQVYTKHFYDSVSLAFYTDMTKVNKLADIGSGAGFPGLPLKICFPHIKLTIIDSLNKRIGFLQHVVDILGLTDVELVHGRAEEIGRKEGYRDSYDLVTARAVAKLAVLNEFCLPFVRKGGMFAAMKGGDPREEMKEAEFSFNQLKGRVKAVHPFQLPVEESERHIILIQKFDKTPYKYPRKPGTPMKTPLI from the coding sequence ATGGACGATATTCAACAGCAACTGCAGCGGCGCTTAAAGAAACATGGATTAGAGCTGGGAGAACTCCAATTGGAGCAATTCGAACTGTATTATCAGGAACTGGTATCATGGAATGAAAAGATGAATCTGACGGGCATAACGGATCGGGAGCAAGTGTATACCAAGCATTTCTATGATTCGGTATCGCTGGCTTTTTATACTGACATGACCAAAGTGAATAAGCTTGCTGACATTGGATCAGGAGCGGGTTTTCCGGGATTGCCACTGAAGATCTGTTTCCCGCATATTAAGCTGACGATCATTGATTCATTAAATAAACGTATTGGCTTTCTACAGCATGTGGTAGATATCCTTGGCCTGACTGATGTGGAATTGGTCCATGGACGTGCTGAGGAGATTGGACGCAAAGAAGGGTATCGTGATAGCTACGATCTCGTTACGGCGCGTGCAGTAGCCAAGCTGGCTGTGCTGAATGAATTCTGCCTTCCTTTTGTTCGCAAAGGTGGAATGTTCGCTGCCATGAAGGGCGGAGACCCGCGTGAAGAAATGAAGGAAGCGGAGTTCAGCTTCAATCAACTGAAAGGACGGGTTAAGGCCGTTCATCCTTTCCAGCTGCCGGTTGAAGAATCAGAGCGTCACATCATTCTGATTCAGAAATTTGATAAGACACCATATAAGTATCCGCGTAAACCAGGTACTCCAATGAAGACTCCGCTGATATAG
- the jag gene encoding RNA-binding cell elongation regulator Jag/EloR, translating to MTKVITSGKTVEDAVNQGLTELGVSRDKVEIQVLEQPSKGFLGLFGVRAAKVEVKLLPVPEVVPQPIKPAAYKSEVDALLEDVAAKNPYEEAAAFLKEVAAGMGLDVEVHIKKQRDGHIFNIAGEDLGMIIGRRGQTLDALQYLTNIVANRYSESFVRIVLDAENFRQRRRKTLEDLAERLAGQAIRTGKEVVLEPMPPLERKVIHAKLQNHPQIKTLSKGEEPNRRVVITTK from the coding sequence ATGACCAAAGTCATTACGTCAGGAAAAACCGTTGAAGATGCTGTAAACCAAGGATTGACCGAGCTTGGCGTAAGTCGGGACAAGGTCGAGATACAAGTGTTAGAGCAGCCGTCAAAAGGATTCCTGGGTTTGTTCGGGGTGAGGGCGGCCAAAGTTGAAGTGAAATTATTGCCTGTACCGGAAGTTGTTCCACAGCCGATCAAACCAGCTGCATACAAATCTGAAGTAGATGCATTACTTGAGGATGTCGCAGCTAAAAATCCCTATGAAGAAGCGGCTGCTTTCTTGAAAGAGGTCGCAGCAGGTATGGGACTGGATGTTGAAGTGCATATCAAAAAACAGCGGGATGGACATATCTTCAATATTGCCGGCGAAGATCTGGGCATGATTATTGGCAGACGTGGACAGACGCTGGATGCGCTTCAGTATCTAACGAACATTGTAGCGAACCGATATTCGGAAAGCTTCGTTCGAATTGTGCTCGACGCGGAGAATTTCCGTCAACGTCGGCGGAAGACGCTGGAGGATCTGGCTGAACGATTGGCTGGACAAGCAATCCGTACCGGTAAGGAAGTTGTACTGGAACCAATGCCTCCGCTCGAACGAAAAGTCATCCATGCAAAACTGCAAAATCACCCGCAGATTAAGACGTTAAGTAAGGGCGAGGAGCCTAATCGGCGTGTGGTTATTACGACGAAATAA
- the rnpA gene encoding ribonuclease P protein component: MYKRLRLRNRADFSRVYRYGKSFANHQFVVYGCRRKDTEQFRVGVSCSKKIGNAVVRNRMRRMIKEIVRHHEHEIVTQMDLIFIVRKGALDMPYKEMEKSLLHAMRKGSLLKSSKR, translated from the coding sequence GTGTATAAAAGACTGCGTCTACGAAACCGGGCGGACTTTAGCCGCGTATACCGGTATGGGAAATCGTTTGCCAATCATCAATTCGTGGTGTATGGCTGTCGCCGTAAAGATACGGAACAATTCCGGGTAGGTGTATCATGCAGCAAGAAAATCGGAAACGCTGTCGTACGCAACCGGATGAGACGCATGATCAAGGAAATTGTTCGTCATCATGAGCATGAGATCGTCACGCAGATGGATCTGATTTTTATCGTCAGAAAAGGTGCACTGGACATGCCCTATAAGGAAATGGAAAAAAGCCTGCTACATGCGATGCGAAAGGGCTCTCTTTTGAAGTCGAGCAAGCGGTAA
- the rpmH gene encoding 50S ribosomal protein L34, whose product MRPTFKPNVSKRKKVHGFRKRMSTSNGRKILAARRLKGRKNLSA is encoded by the coding sequence TTGAGACCTACATTCAAACCGAACGTTAGCAAACGTAAAAAAGTTCATGGTTTCCGGAAAAGAATGAGCACGAGCAACGGCCGTAAAATTTTGGCCGCACGTCGCCTTAAAGGCCGTAAAAACCTGAGTGCTTAA
- the gntK gene encoding gluconokinase: MNNYMIGIDIGTTSTKSVLFTEQGSVVSTSTQEYPLYTPAPDVAEQDPEEIVQAALRSVRGVMDQSGVAAEQILFVSCSSAMHSVIAMGEDNKPLTHCITWADNRSAAWSAKLQENGLGHRIYLRTGTPIHPMSPLTKLMWLRHDEPELFERTAKFISIKEYLFFRLFGQYVVDHSIASCTGLLNLEQLDWDAEALEVAGITPDHLSKLVPTTYILEGMNHESAEKMALSPSTPFVIGASDGVLSNLGVNAIEPGVVAATIGTSGAIRTVVDRPVTDPKGRTFCYALTENLWVVGGPVNNGGMLFRWVRDEFAASEVETAKRLGINSYDVLTKIAERVRPGSEGLLFHPYLSGERAPLWNPDARGSFFGLTLHHQKEHMIRAVLEGVIFNLYTVLLAMEEQIGQPTSIQATGGFARSPLWRQMMSDIFNQEVVVPESFESSCLGAVVLGLYATGRIQSLHAVSSMVGTTHRHTPVKENAVLYQELLPIFIRISRKLEEEYADIAEFQRKMSLPRL, encoded by the coding sequence ATGAACAACTACATGATTGGGATCGATATTGGTACAACCAGTACCAAATCCGTGTTATTTACCGAGCAAGGCTCCGTTGTCAGTACCTCAACACAGGAATACCCTTTGTACACCCCTGCACCCGATGTTGCCGAACAGGACCCTGAAGAGATTGTGCAAGCGGCCCTCCGCTCTGTGCGAGGGGTCATGGATCAGAGTGGTGTTGCTGCCGAGCAGATCCTGTTTGTATCCTGCAGCTCGGCTATGCATAGTGTCATTGCCATGGGAGAGGATAACAAACCCTTAACCCATTGCATCACCTGGGCGGATAATCGAAGTGCAGCTTGGTCTGCCAAGCTGCAAGAGAATGGATTGGGCCATCGCATCTACCTGCGCACAGGTACACCGATCCATCCCATGTCACCGCTGACCAAATTAATGTGGCTGCGCCACGATGAACCTGAACTTTTTGAGCGCACAGCCAAATTTATTTCGATTAAAGAATATCTGTTCTTCCGTCTATTCGGACAATATGTCGTCGACCATTCTATCGCTTCCTGCACAGGCTTACTCAATCTGGAACAACTGGACTGGGACGCAGAGGCCCTTGAGGTTGCAGGCATTACACCCGACCATCTCTCGAAGCTTGTACCTACAACATATATATTAGAAGGAATGAATCACGAATCGGCTGAAAAAATGGCTCTCTCCCCCTCCACGCCCTTTGTTATTGGCGCAAGTGACGGGGTTTTATCCAATCTCGGCGTAAACGCCATTGAACCCGGTGTTGTCGCAGCAACCATTGGAACCAGCGGGGCGATTCGCACTGTCGTGGACCGTCCGGTTACCGATCCCAAAGGTCGAACCTTCTGTTATGCCCTCACAGAGAATCTTTGGGTCGTTGGTGGACCTGTGAATAACGGTGGCATGCTGTTTCGTTGGGTACGGGATGAATTCGCTGCGTCTGAAGTGGAGACAGCCAAGCGACTTGGTATCAATTCCTATGATGTGCTGACCAAAATTGCCGAACGTGTCCGGCCGGGATCAGAAGGGCTTCTGTTCCATCCGTACCTTTCGGGCGAACGTGCCCCTTTATGGAATCCGGATGCCCGTGGCTCCTTTTTTGGCTTAACACTCCATCACCAGAAAGAGCATATGATTCGTGCTGTCCTGGAAGGGGTTATTTTCAACCTATATACGGTACTGCTCGCCATGGAAGAACAGATTGGGCAACCTACCTCCATTCAAGCCACAGGTGGGTTTGCGCGTTCTCCTCTCTGGCGCCAGATGATGTCTGATATCTTCAATCAGGAAGTGGTTGTGCCCGAGAGCTTCGAAAGTTCCTGTCTGGGTGCCGTCGTGCTTGGTTTGTACGCTACAGGGCGGATCCAATCGCTCCATGCCGTTTCATCCATGGTAGGTACAACGCATCGGCATACCCCTGTCAAAGAGAATGCTGTACTCTACCAAGAGCTGCTGCCCATCTTTATTCGGATCTCTCGCAAACTGGAGGAGGAATACGCAGATATCGCTGAATTCCAGCGTAAGATGTCCCTTCCCCGTCTCTAA